In Brienomyrus brachyistius isolate T26 chromosome 3, BBRACH_0.4, whole genome shotgun sequence, the following proteins share a genomic window:
- the LOC125738620 gene encoding hemagglutinin/amebocyte aggregation factor-like, which translates to MKRLLLLLVLVCPLVKGLEPRWENSYDNPLNFNCPYKQSISSIHSKHDNGREDRLWEFQCKDTFTSNPECFWTSYVNNFDEEFTFVCPNKYVMTGMASYHDNKHEDRRWQFQCCQIYNYCNNNCQWTPYVNNYDEEFTWLVPSMNYLVGAESVHHNKHEDRRWKFYYCTRSSC; encoded by the exons ATGAAGAGGCTCCTCCTTCTCCTTGTTCTTGTCTGTCCTTTGGTAAAAGGATTAG AACCCCGCTGGGAAAATAGTTATGATAATCCTCTGAATTTCAACTGCCCGTACAAACAATCCATTTCTAGTATACATAG caagcATGACAATGGCCGTGAGGACCGTTTATGGGAGTTTCAGTGCAAGGACACCTTTACCTCAAACCCAGAGTGCTTCTGGACAAGCTATGTCAATAATTTTGATGAGGAGTTCACCTTTGTGTGTCCCAACAAGTACGTCATGACGGGGATGGCCAGCTATCATGACAATAAACATGAAGACAGAag ATGGCAGTTTCAGTGCTGCCAAATTTATAACTACTGCAACAATAACTGTCAGTGGACGCCTTATGTGAACAATTACGATGAGGAATTCACTTGGCTTGTTCCAAGTATGAATTACCTTGTTGGAGCTGAAAGTGTCCACCACAATAAACATGA AGATCGTCGCTGGAAGTTCTACTACTGCACACGGAGCAGTTGCTGA
- the LOC125739457 gene encoding hemagglutinin/amebocyte aggregation factor-like — protein sequence MTGYVVTRWYRAPEVILNWMHYTQTGCWENTFDGKLHFDCPYKQSISSIHSKHSNYYEDRLWEFQCQDTFNSNPECSWTSYVNDFDEEFTFVCPNNHIMTGMASHHRNYYEDRRWQFQCCRTNNYYSKCEWTPYVNKYDEEFTWLVPKTNYLVGAESVHSNYYEDRRWKFYYCEMIKNNFYRYFTKK from the exons ATGACCGGCTACGTGGTTACCCGCTGGTACCGAGCCCCAGAGGTCATCCTCAACTGGATGCACTACACCCAGACCG GTTGCTGGGAAAATACTTTTGATGGTAAACTGCATTTCGACTGCCCGTACAAACAATCCATTTCTAGTATACATAG caagcATAGCAATTACTATGAGGACCGTTTATGGGAGTTTCAGTGCCAGGACACCTTTAACTCAAACCCAGAGTGCTCCTGGACAAGCTATGTcaatgattttgatgaggaGTTCACCTTTGTGTGTCCCAACAATCACATCATGACGGGGATGGCCAGCCATCATCGGAACTATTATGAAGACAGAag ATGGCAGTTTCAGTGTTGCCGAACTAATAACTACTATAGCAAGTGTGAGTGGACGCCTTACGTGAACAAATACGATGAGGAATTCACTTGGCTCGTTCCAAAAACGAATTACCTTGTTGGAGCTGAAAGCGTCCACAGCAATTATTATGA AGATCGTCGCTGGAAGTTCTACTACTGCGAAATGATCAAAAATAACTTTTATAggtattttacaaaaaaatga